From Wolbachia endosymbiont (group A) of Longitarsus flavicornis, the proteins below share one genomic window:
- a CDS encoding co-chaperone GroES: MSNVNLNVLDDSVLIKPISEEKQGGIMLPSSVEKKPTKGEIIATGEGSRNSNGERVTLTVRAGDKVFYRQWAGTEIEHNDEKLIVMKESDILAVIK; the protein is encoded by the coding sequence ATGTCAAATGTAAATTTAAATGTATTAGATGATAGCGTGCTGATCAAGCCTATTAGCGAGGAAAAGCAAGGTGGAATTATGCTTCCATCAAGTGTTGAAAAGAAACCTACTAAGGGTGAAATCATAGCAACTGGTGAAGGTTCACGCAACTCAAATGGCGAACGCGTAACTTTAACTGTAAGGGCTGGTGATAAAGTGTTCTATCGTCAATGGGCTGGTACAGAAATAGAACATAATGATGAAAAGCTTATCGTGATGAAAGAGTCCGATATACTTGCTGTCATTAAATAG
- a CDS encoding protein-disulfide reductase DsbD domain-containing protein produces MKIYIYLILFLFFSCAQLYADEEIAKFDLLIGEINEASLTLKGAIKVTVEPGWHIYYKDPGDFGFPTSFDCKGNTLNIDIYWPTPKKHRDKVGREVFISNVYEDMVLFPFKMNVFSNQGYIDLNFHINYAICKDRCIPKNVEIKIRQPLKDFIDFDINKLINEWYEK; encoded by the coding sequence ATGAAAATATATATATATTTAATATTGTTTTTATTTTTTTCTTGCGCTCAACTATATGCTGACGAGGAAATTGCAAAATTTGATTTACTTATTGGCGAGATAAATGAAGCAAGTCTCACTCTTAAAGGTGCAATAAAGGTTACAGTAGAACCAGGCTGGCACATATATTATAAAGATCCTGGAGATTTCGGTTTTCCCACTTCTTTTGATTGCAAGGGTAACACATTAAACATAGATATTTACTGGCCTACTCCAAAAAAACATAGAGATAAAGTAGGAAGAGAGGTATTTATCAGTAACGTATATGAGGACATGGTGTTATTTCCCTTTAAGATGAATGTGTTTTCAAATCAAGGGTATATTGACCTTAACTTCCATATAAATTATGCGATATGTAAAGATAGGTGCATCCCTAAAAATGTTGAGATAAAAATCAGGCAACCATTAAAGGATTTTATAGATTTTGATATCAATAAACTTATAAATGAGTGGTATGAAAAATAG
- a CDS encoding proton-conducting transporter membrane subunit, producing MDYILMYLSLPFSITENYLLITALIPLLSALAIFLTGKWPRVNNSITVTSSVLLFTYTCLCTLYWVYGDYSQFILMDFGNNLHISLKLESTGVIFSLLISFLWVLTSIYAICYMQNNYADSNHSSFLCFFSISISCAMFIAFSGDLLTTFVFYELLTISTYPLVTYNSTNESMIAGRYYFGVLFFSSLVLFFPAIGLLYNEFHTLDFVSGGIFKFDTSLSTFIAVCFAMLIYGIGKAALMPMHFWLPKAMVAPTPVSALLHAVAVVKSGVFIIIKVILYTFGVDNMQRFVQQNWFAGGWLPYAAGFTIITASLIALKQKELKKLLAYSTISQLSYIILFASIFSELSMRVAIFQLVCHAFAKITLFFIAGAIITKIGEKYIDKIHGIGRSMPISMTAFAIGALSMIGVPPAPTFWGKFLIFQAVFNSGNVILSVFVTLVLIVSTILNALYFLPMIYNAFFLKPSQNYFIKKTPILLVLPPVITATCTLVIFLYMFSIVV from the coding sequence ATGGACTATATCTTAATGTATCTTTCCTTACCATTTTCAATTACCGAGAATTATTTATTAATTACTGCGTTGATTCCACTTTTAAGTGCGTTAGCTATTTTTCTTACTGGTAAATGGCCCAGAGTGAACAATAGTATCACTGTCACTTCTTCTGTACTTCTGTTTACGTATACGTGTCTGTGCACTTTATATTGGGTATATGGTGATTATTCTCAATTTATTCTCATGGATTTTGGTAATAATTTGCACATTAGTTTAAAGCTAGAGTCTACCGGAGTAATATTCAGTTTATTAATATCGTTTTTATGGGTGCTGACCAGTATATATGCAATATGTTATATGCAGAATAACTATGCTGATAGCAATCACTCAAGTTTTCTATGCTTTTTTTCAATATCAATTAGCTGTGCAATGTTTATTGCTTTTTCTGGAGATTTGCTCACTACATTTGTCTTTTATGAGCTTCTAACTATTAGTACATACCCTCTGGTTACTTACAACTCAACAAATGAATCAATGATTGCAGGACGCTATTACTTTGGCGTGCTATTTTTCTCTTCTTTGGTATTGTTTTTTCCTGCAATAGGCCTTTTATATAATGAATTTCATACTTTAGACTTTGTAAGTGGTGGAATATTCAAATTTGATACTTCACTCAGCACTTTTATTGCGGTGTGTTTTGCTATGCTGATTTACGGAATAGGAAAAGCTGCATTAATGCCAATGCATTTTTGGTTACCAAAAGCAATGGTTGCACCAACTCCTGTAAGCGCACTACTGCATGCTGTTGCTGTTGTGAAATCCGGAGTTTTCATCATCATAAAAGTTATATTATACACTTTCGGCGTCGATAACATGCAACGTTTTGTGCAGCAAAATTGGTTTGCTGGAGGGTGGCTTCCGTACGCTGCTGGATTTACTATTATTACTGCATCATTGATTGCATTAAAGCAAAAAGAATTAAAGAAATTGCTTGCTTATTCTACCATCTCTCAATTGTCGTATATTATATTATTTGCTTCAATTTTTAGTGAGCTCAGCATGAGAGTTGCAATTTTTCAATTAGTTTGCCATGCATTTGCAAAAATCACTTTGTTTTTCATTGCCGGAGCAATAATAACGAAAATAGGTGAGAAATATATAGATAAGATTCACGGTATAGGACGCAGTATGCCAATTAGCATGACAGCATTTGCTATAGGTGCGTTGTCTATGATAGGGGTGCCGCCTGCTCCAACTTTTTGGGGTAAATTTCTCATTTTTCAAGCTGTTTTCAACTCTGGCAATGTAATACTTTCTGTGTTTGTAACTCTAGTGTTAATTGTTAGTACTATACTCAACGCTCTGTACTTTTTACCGATGATTTACAATGCCTTTTTCTTAAAACCTTCTCAGAATTACTTCATTAAAAAAACGCCAATTCTTCTAGTTTTACCTCCAGTTATTACTGCTACATGCACTTTGGTTATTTTTTTGTATATGTTCAGCATAGTGGTTTAA
- a CDS encoding folate-binding protein — MSYIPFLSRGVIVLYGPDTRDFLQGIITNDINKLDSQKAIYSLLLSPQGKYLYDFFLIEYGKYTLLECENMHLQQIIEKLDLLKTYLRVKIKDVSALYKVGVLFNTKSTECSSESQVIFQDPRHKLLGMRIIHKDEMKEPVGDFTQYEKVRIQNLVPDGAKDMVQNSSFPLQFLIDKVNGISFNKGCYIGQEVVNRMSRQEIFRRKLYLVEGDNALPDIGTKVTNENNEEIGELRSSVDNIGLALLNTGKSHANLYAGRVRCVKTLKS; from the coding sequence ATGAGTTATATACCATTCTTAAGTCGTGGTGTGATAGTGCTATATGGGCCTGACACTAGAGATTTTCTGCAGGGTATTATAACCAATGATATTAATAAGTTGGATAGCCAAAAAGCCATTTACTCTTTATTGCTTAGCCCTCAGGGAAAATATCTATATGATTTTTTTCTTATTGAATATGGTAAATACACCCTCTTAGAGTGCGAAAACATGCACTTGCAGCAAATAATCGAGAAACTGGATTTGCTTAAAACTTACTTGAGAGTGAAAATTAAAGACGTTAGCGCACTATATAAGGTTGGAGTTTTGTTTAATACTAAGTCAACGGAGTGTAGTAGTGAGTCACAAGTTATTTTTCAAGATCCAAGGCACAAACTGCTAGGAATGAGGATCATACATAAAGATGAAATGAAAGAGCCGGTTGGGGATTTTACTCAGTATGAAAAAGTTAGAATTCAAAATCTCGTTCCAGATGGAGCGAAAGATATGGTGCAGAATTCGTCATTTCCGCTGCAATTTTTAATCGATAAAGTAAACGGTATAAGCTTTAATAAGGGGTGTTATATAGGTCAGGAAGTCGTAAATCGAATGAGCAGACAAGAAATATTCAGAAGAAAACTTTACCTTGTTGAGGGAGATAACGCACTTCCAGATATTGGCACTAAAGTGACAAATGAAAATAATGAAGAAATAGGGGAACTGCGCTCTAGTGTAGACAACATTGGACTTGCATTGCTTAATACTGGAAAGAGCCATGCAAATTTATATGCTGGTAGGGTCAGGTGCGTTAAAACGTTGAAGTCTTAA
- a CDS encoding alanine:cation symporter family protein, which produces MDIVKFVLLLPTILLMLIAGVYLSIKLKWLQVFRLPYALSLLGAKKGENKFSSIAALFTILGGNLGVGNISGTAVALKTGGPGSILWMAIIIVITSVIKYVTCYLSIKTRKEKNGRFIGGPVAYMTDAFNSRKATIVFLVIMMMVSITVGNLVQVNSLSIPLNMIDVPVVIGGIVMAIIFFVVAVLSLKKIKIFISAMIPIMTVSYLTLCGIILFKFSENILPSLKLITSSFFTTSSFNSGLSLGLILEMLTIIQVGTLRGIFATDIGLGLEGIVHSSIVPKKNNNKFIIEQSLITIISPFIVAFIVFITTMVLLVTDSWITDLESTNMCIFAFRKAMSWPYIDYLIMAIMFCFAFTTIFTWFFCSKQTIRYVSMDNKYTKIWIVIFTLIIPLGAIGKVQLLWDVADISIAALLFINILAILKLTSQDPEVFTMSDRYLKLGAN; this is translated from the coding sequence ATGGATATAGTAAAGTTTGTTTTATTACTGCCAACAATATTACTTATGTTAATCGCTGGTGTTTACCTATCGATTAAACTAAAATGGCTACAGGTATTTAGATTACCATACGCCCTTTCACTCCTTGGAGCTAAAAAAGGAGAAAATAAATTTTCTTCTATAGCCGCTCTGTTTACAATTTTAGGGGGAAATTTAGGAGTAGGAAATATTTCAGGAACTGCTGTTGCTCTAAAAACCGGAGGACCGGGCTCTATTTTATGGATGGCAATAATTATTGTTATCACTTCTGTGATAAAATATGTCACTTGTTATCTAAGTATAAAAACCAGAAAGGAAAAGAACGGACGGTTTATAGGTGGCCCTGTAGCCTACATGACTGATGCGTTTAACTCTAGGAAGGCCACAATTGTCTTTCTAGTTATCATGATGATGGTTTCAATAACAGTTGGTAACCTTGTTCAGGTAAATTCTCTATCAATACCACTTAACATGATAGATGTGCCTGTAGTCATTGGTGGCATTGTAATGGCCATAATATTTTTTGTTGTTGCAGTTCTCAGCTTAAAAAAAATTAAAATTTTTATATCGGCTATGATACCGATAATGACGGTAAGTTACCTCACACTTTGCGGTATCATATTATTTAAATTTAGTGAAAATATTCTTCCTTCTCTAAAACTAATAACAAGCAGTTTTTTTACAACTAGTAGCTTTAACTCTGGTTTATCTTTAGGTTTGATTTTAGAAATGTTGACTATTATTCAAGTTGGAACTTTGCGAGGTATTTTTGCAACAGATATAGGGCTTGGCCTTGAAGGAATCGTACATTCTTCAATTGTTCCTAAGAAAAATAATAATAAATTTATTATTGAGCAGAGTCTAATTACAATAATATCGCCTTTTATAGTTGCATTTATAGTGTTTATTACAACAATGGTACTGCTTGTCACAGATTCTTGGATTACTGATTTAGAGAGCACTAACATGTGCATATTTGCTTTTAGAAAGGCAATGAGTTGGCCTTATATTGACTATTTAATTATGGCCATAATGTTTTGTTTTGCTTTTACTACTATTTTTACTTGGTTTTTTTGCTCAAAACAGACAATACGCTATGTGTCTATGGATAATAAATACACTAAAATCTGGATTGTAATTTTTACCTTGATTATTCCGCTTGGTGCGATAGGTAAAGTTCAATTGCTATGGGATGTTGCTGATATTTCGATCGCTGCTTTGTTGTTTATCAACATACTCGCTATACTCAAGCTAACCTCTCAAGATCCAGAAGTGTTTACTATGAGTGACAGATATTTGAAATTAGGTGCCAATTAA
- the groL gene encoding chaperonin GroEL (60 kDa chaperone family; promotes refolding of misfolded polypeptides especially under stressful conditions; forms two stacked rings of heptamers to form a barrel-shaped 14mer; ends can be capped by GroES; misfolded proteins enter the barrel where they are refolded when GroES binds): protein MTNVVVSGEQLQEAFREVAAMVDSTVAITAGPRGKTVGINKPYGAPEITKDGYKVMKGIKPEKPLNAAIASIFAQSCSQCNDKVGDGTTTCSILTSNMIMEASKSIAAGNDRVGIKNGIQKAKDVILKEITSMSRTISLEKIDEVAQVAIISANGDKDIGNSIADSVKKVGKEGVITVEESKGSKELEVELTTGMQFDRGYLSPYFITNNEKMIVELDNPYLLITEKKLNIIQPLLPILEAVVKSGKPLVIIAEDIEGEALSTLVINKLRGGLKVAAVKAPGFGDRRKEMLEDIATLTGAKYVIKDELGIKMEDLILDDLGTAKNVKITKDNTTVISENSDSDSVKARIEQIKSQIETSTSDYDKEKLRERLAKLSGGVAVLKVGGATEVEVKERRDRVEDALHATRAAIEEGIVPGGGVALLYASSVLDKLKGASDEEQIGINIIKKVLSAPIRRLVKNAGLESAVIIDYLIKQNDKELIYNVEAMNYANAFTAGVIDPAKVVRIAFETAVSVASVLITTESMIVDVPSKENASSPMGAGEMSGMGGF, encoded by the coding sequence ATGACTAATGTAGTAGTATCAGGTGAGCAGTTGCAAGAAGCCTTTCGTGAAGTCGCAGCAATGGTAGACTCAACGGTGGCAATAACTGCGGGACCTAGAGGAAAAACAGTAGGGATTAATAAGCCCTATGGTGCACCGGAAATCACAAAAGACGGTTATAAGGTAATGAAGGGTATCAAGCCTGAAAAACCACTAAATGCTGCAATAGCAAGCATCTTTGCCCAAAGTTGTTCTCAATGTAACGACAAAGTTGGTGATGGTACAACAACGTGCTCAATACTAACTAGCAACATGATAATGGAAGCTTCAAAATCAATTGCTGCTGGAAACGATCGTGTTGGTATTAAAAACGGAATACAGAAGGCGAAAGATGTAATATTAAAGGAAATTACGTCAATGTCTCGTACAATTTCTCTAGAGAAAATAGACGAAGTGGCACAAGTTGCAATAATATCTGCAAATGGTGATAAGGATATAGGTAACAGTATTGCTGATTCCGTGAAAAAAGTTGGAAAAGAGGGTGTAATAACTGTTGAAGAGAGTAAAGGTTCAAAAGAGTTAGAAGTTGAGCTGACTACTGGCATGCAATTTGATCGCGGTTATCTTTCTCCGTATTTTATTACAAATAATGAAAAAATGATCGTGGAGCTTGATAATCCTTATCTATTAATTACAGAGAAAAAATTAAATATTATTCAACCTTTACTTCCTATTCTTGAAGCTGTTGTTAAATCTGGTAAACCTTTAGTTATTATTGCAGAGGATATCGAAGGTGAAGCATTAAGCACTTTAGTTATCAATAAATTGCGTGGTGGTTTAAAAGTTGCTGCAGTAAAAGCTCCAGGTTTTGGTGACAGAAGAAAGGAGATGCTCGAAGACATAGCAACTTTGACTGGTGCTAAGTACGTCATAAAAGATGAACTTGGAATCAAGATGGAAGATCTGATACTTGATGATCTTGGTACTGCTAAAAATGTTAAAATTACTAAAGATAATACCACAGTTATCAGCGAAAATAGCGATTCTGACAGTGTGAAAGCTAGAATCGAGCAGATTAAATCTCAAATTGAAACTTCAACTTCTGATTATGATAAAGAAAAGCTAAGAGAGCGTTTAGCGAAATTATCAGGTGGCGTTGCTGTGCTAAAAGTTGGTGGAGCAACTGAAGTGGAAGTTAAAGAACGTAGAGATAGAGTTGAAGATGCGCTGCATGCAACAAGAGCTGCGATTGAAGAAGGCATAGTTCCAGGTGGTGGAGTTGCGCTTCTTTATGCTTCATCTGTTCTCGACAAATTAAAAGGTGCAAGTGACGAAGAGCAAATAGGCATAAACATTATCAAGAAAGTTCTCAGTGCTCCAATTAGAAGGTTAGTCAAAAATGCTGGTCTTGAATCTGCTGTTATAATTGACTATTTGATTAAGCAGAATGATAAAGAGCTTATATACAACGTTGAGGCTATGAATTATGCTAATGCGTTTACAGCTGGTGTGATTGATCCAGCAAAAGTGGTGCGTATTGCTTTTGAAACAGCGGTATCTGTTGCGAGTGTGCTGATAACTACTGAATCTATGATAGTTGATGTACCAAGCAAAGAAAATGCTTCATCTCCTATGGGTGCAGGAGAAATGAGTGGCATGGGTGGATTCTAA
- a CDS encoding recombinase family protein, giving the protein MGFKEGQMVTVCLYARVSSGKQVEGNTIESQIAALEKQINLDGYKLLSEYKFIDNGYSGSHLVRPDLEKLRDKVTEGKIDKIYIHSPDRLSRKYAYQMVLIEEFERAGAKVVFLNYEINGNPESQLLLQMQGMIAEYERAKIMERSRRGKIYAANKGCVNVMGGAPYGYRYIDKHMGGGQALFEINEEEADVVRKVFLWVGRERTSIGEVCRRLNTMSIKTQKGKERWNKGTIWSMLKNPAYKGQAAFGRRRLGVRLKQVRPQKGSCEQPKSNHSVYPVEKANWIYIKVPNIVDEDIFDIVQEQLAENRKIARTRKRGAKYLLQGLVICKRCNYGCYGTCMKSRREEEGGHYAYYRCSGKDSYRFGGNKICDNKLIRSDALETAVWEEVKQLLKNPNRVLEEYKRRLSELKKSSLDQKSDLLEKQENKLKRGIARLIDGYAQEYINQEEFEPRIKAMKQSLKTIEEEKKKIFYQKELEQEVTLVVTNLEDFSSNITLNLDNADWLTKRDIIRTLVKRIEINLEDVNVVFRVKELPNSSGHNGEENKNLQHCRRCIYDGSTQRCHPSSPFGVIQVADTGIPAPSSVIPVRDTGI; this is encoded by the coding sequence ATGGGATTCAAGGAGGGTCAAATGGTAACAGTATGTTTATATGCGAGAGTTTCTTCGGGGAAACAAGTAGAAGGAAATACGATAGAAAGTCAAATTGCAGCTTTAGAGAAGCAAATTAATCTGGACGGATACAAATTGTTAAGTGAGTATAAATTTATTGATAACGGCTACAGTGGATCTCATTTAGTCCGCCCTGATTTAGAAAAATTACGTGATAAAGTAACAGAAGGTAAAATTGATAAGATTTACATTCATTCTCCTGATCGTTTATCTAGAAAATATGCATATCAAATGGTGCTGATTGAAGAATTTGAAAGAGCAGGAGCAAAAGTGGTTTTTTTAAATTATGAGATTAACGGTAACCCAGAATCTCAATTACTGTTACAAATGCAAGGTATGATAGCAGAATATGAACGTGCGAAAATTATGGAACGAAGTCGTCGTGGTAAAATCTATGCAGCTAACAAAGGCTGTGTAAATGTAATGGGAGGGGCTCCTTATGGTTATCGTTATATAGATAAACATATGGGAGGAGGACAAGCTTTATTTGAGATTAACGAAGAAGAAGCTGATGTCGTTCGCAAAGTATTTTTGTGGGTAGGCAGAGAAAGAACAAGTATTGGGGAAGTATGTCGTCGGCTAAATACTATGTCCATTAAGACACAAAAAGGAAAAGAACGCTGGAATAAAGGTACAATTTGGAGTATGTTGAAAAACCCTGCTTACAAAGGACAAGCAGCCTTTGGTAGAAGAAGGTTAGGAGTAAGATTAAAACAAGTAAGACCACAGAAAGGCTCTTGTGAGCAGCCAAAAAGTAACCATTCTGTCTATCCTGTTGAAAAAGCAAATTGGATTTATATTAAAGTGCCAAATATAGTAGATGAAGATATATTTGATATTGTTCAAGAACAATTAGCTGAAAATAGAAAAATAGCAAGGACAAGAAAAAGAGGAGCAAAGTACTTACTACAAGGTTTAGTCATATGTAAGCGTTGTAATTACGGATGTTACGGAACTTGCATGAAAAGTAGACGAGAAGAAGAAGGTGGCCATTATGCATATTACCGTTGTAGTGGTAAAGATTCTTACCGTTTTGGTGGTAATAAGATTTGTGACAATAAACTCATCCGCTCAGATGCATTAGAAACAGCTGTGTGGGAAGAGGTTAAGCAGTTATTGAAAAATCCAAATAGGGTTTTAGAAGAATACAAGCGTAGGCTTTCAGAACTAAAAAAATCATCATTGGATCAAAAAAGCGACCTGCTAGAGAAACAAGAAAATAAATTAAAACGTGGTATTGCTAGACTTATTGATGGTTATGCTCAAGAATATATCAATCAAGAGGAATTTGAACCACGAATTAAAGCAATGAAACAAAGCTTAAAAACAATTGAAGAAGAGAAGAAAAAGATATTTTATCAAAAGGAATTAGAACAGGAGGTCACTCTGGTTGTGACCAATTTAGAAGACTTTTCTTCCAATATTACGTTAAACCTTGATAACGCAGACTGGCTAACTAAACGTGATATTATCAGAACATTGGTCAAGAGAATTGAAATTAACCTTGAGGACGTAAATGTGGTATTTCGCGTAAAAGAGCTACCGAACTCTTCTGGACATAATGGAGAGGAAAATAAAAATTTGCAACATTGTCGTAGGTGTATTTATGACGGCAGTACCCAGAGGTGTCATCCGAGTAGCCCCTTCGGTGTCATCCAAGTAGCTGACACTGGGATCCCAGCACCTTCTTCTGTTATCCCAGTGCGTGACACTGGGATCTAG